In Dermacentor andersoni chromosome 4, qqDerAnde1_hic_scaffold, whole genome shotgun sequence, the following proteins share a genomic window:
- the LOC126536128 gene encoding serine/threonine-protein phosphatase 2A regulatory subunit B'' subunit alpha-like: MSEPARPLLLHDAPHPVEVEVHRLKCSHRTPFCMASHPNDGAGGPSEKTGDQDDSGGGGGGVARAASLVASLSVLSTEVDSDLVANVSAELCMIGRRQLKPQDMERIIKVCRLPLYLKFPMYQAISKTPTRQTILEFCRKMHQVAGKDRLSKAVFVLTKGRRTFLQPCDFRDLIQDLIDTHSGLSFLKEVTRSHSVYIDTVVARLFFEVGKTWTWRLGMAELRRSDFLSQLDALELHNDFMNVEGAFSYKDAYVIHTMFNSLDKDNDRLLNRVDLTRYEKGALVPKAIDRVFDLLSTSAMTYVDFVVFLLAEKDKSHPRSIEYWFNRLDLDGDGKITMYELETFFHEQYDRVSLLMNDPVSFEDVYRQMIDLVKPKSSSIFALSDLKRCALASVFFNTFINTYEFIHHEVFDPFDTERSRNGFTQWDQFAKSTFSLLMEEGEKDDSSDDDLP; the protein is encoded by the exons ATGTCGGAGCCCGCCCGCCCGCTGCTGCTGCACGACG CTCCTCATCCTGTGGAGGTCGAAGTACACCGcctgaaatgcagccaccgcacGCCATTCTGCATGGCGTCCCACCCGAACGATGGCGCCGGCGGCCCCTCCGAGAAGACCGGCGACCAGGACGACAGCGGGGGTGGCGGTGGAGGAGTGGCCAGGGCAGCGTCCCTAGTCGCCAGCCTCAGCGTGCTCTCGACCGAGGTAGACTCTGACCTGGTCGCCAACGTGTCCGCCGAACTGTGCATGATCGGACGGCGCCAGCTTAAACCCCAAGACATGGAGAGGATCATAAAGGTCTGCAGGCTGCCCCTGTACCTCAAGTTTCCCATGTACCAGGCCATCTCCAAGACACCCACTAGACAGACTATACTCGAGTTCTGCCGCAAGATGCACCAAGTCGCCGGTAAAGACAGACTATCCAAGGCGGTGTTCGTGCTGACCAAAGGCCGTCGTACATTCTTGCAGCCCTGTGACTTCAGGGACCTCATTCAGGACCTCATCGATACCCACAGTGGACTCTCGTTTCTGAAGGAAGTGACCAGGTCCCACAGCGTGTACATTGATACCGTCGTTGCTCGACTGTTCTTCGAGGTCGGAAAGACGTGGACGTGGCGCCTCGGCATGGCGGAGCTCCGGCGCAGCGACTTCCTCTCGCAGCTTGACGCTCTGGAGCTCCACAACGACTTCATGAACGTGGAAGGGGCATTTTCGTACAAAGACGCCTACGTCATTCACACAATGTTCAACTCACTAGACAAGGACAACGATCGTTTGTTAAACAGAGTAGACCTGACGCGATACGAAAAAGGCGCCCTAGTGCCCAAGGCAATCGATAGAGTGTTTGACTTACTGAGCACGTCAGCTATGACGTACGTTGATTTCGTCGTCTTCCTGCTTGCTGAGAAGGACAAGTCGCACCCAAGGAGCATAGAGTACTGGTTCAACCGGCTAGATCTCGACGGTGACGGTAAAATCACGATGTACGAACTCGAGACGTTCTTCCATGAGCAGTACGACCGCGTGTCGCTGCTTATGAACGATCCAGTGTCCTTCGAAGACGTCTATCGACAAATGATTGATCTGGTGAAACCCAAGTCATCTAGCATTTTTGCTCTGTCCGACCTTAAACGGTGTGCGCTTGCCTCTGTGTTTTTTAACACTTTCATCAACACCTACGAGTTCATTCATCATGAGGTCTTCGACCCTTTCGACACAGAACGTTCGCGCAATGGCTTTACACAGTGGGATCAGTTTGCCAAGTCGACGTTCAGTCTTCTCATGGAAGAAGGCGAAAAGGATGACTCCTCCGATGACGACCTGCCTTAA
- the Cpsf73 gene encoding cleavage and polyadenylation specificity factor subunit 3 — protein sequence MAASMDTPVDSPKRKADSQIPAEESDLLLIRPLGAGQEVGRSCIMLEFKGKRIMLDCGIHPGMSGLDALPYVDLIEADEIDLLLVSHFHLDHCGALPWFLQKTTFKGRCFMTHATKAIYRWLLADYIKVSNIGTEQMLYSESDLESSMEKIETINFHEEKDVNGIRFWCYNAGHVLGAAMFMIEIAGVKVLYTGDFSRQEDRHLMAAEIPNIHPDVLIIESTYGTHIHEKREEREARFTGLVHDIVNRGGRCLIPVFALGRAQELLLILDEYWSNHPELHDIPIYYASSLAKKCMAVYQTYVNAMNERIRRQITINNPFVFKHISNLKSIEHFEDIGPCVVMASPGMMQSGLSRELFESWCTDPKNGVIIAGYCVEGTLAKTILSEPEEITTMVGQKLPLKMSVDYISFSAHTDYQQTSEFIRTLKPPHIVLVHGEQNEMGRLKAAIVREYEDDLETRIEVHNPRNTQAVELHFRGEKTAKVMGSLAVQPPEPGHPLSGVLVKRNFSYHLLAPTDLGKYTDMVMSTVGQRMSISYTGSFQMLHFFLNQLSGDVEIVEGPKKALRVFGKVTIVQESPSMVVLEWNSSPVNDLFADAVITVVLRAQCSAVPAKSLPSTLVKVDRMHFTECLMETLAEMFGEDSVGKVVKGERMMVTVNDRCAHINLRSLEVQCEGDDVLQQIVSTAVTKLYNSMAPLKV from the exons ATGGCTGCCTCTATGGACACGCCGGTAGACAGCCCGAAGAGAAAAGCAGATTCTCAAATTCCTGCTGAGGAAAGTGACCTACTGTTAATACGACCGCTCGGCGCCGGCCAAGAAGTAGGGAGGTCATGCATTATGCTTGAATTTAAGGGCAAGCGTATAATGCTAGACTGCGGCATACACCCCGGCATGTCCGGCTTGGATGCGTTGCCTTATGTTGATCTCATTGAGGCCGATGAAATTGACCTGCTGCTTGTGAGCCATTTCCACTTAGATCATTGTGGCGCGCTGCCTTGGTTTCTGCAAAAGACCACTTTCAAAGGACGCTGCTTCATGACGCATGCCACCAAGGCTATCTACCGGTGGCTGCTCGCAGACTACATCAAAGTGAGCAACATCGGCACCGAGCAAATGCTTTACTCCGAATCAGACCTGGAATCGAGCATGGAGAAGATTGAAACAATTAACTTTCACGAAGAAAAGGACGTGAACGGGATCCGCTTCTGGTGTTACAACGCGGGCCACGTTTTGGGAGCTGCGATGTTCATGATAGAAATCGCCGGTGTCAAGGTGCTTTACACTGGCGACTTCTCGAGGCAGGAGGATCGGCACTTGATGGCTGCCGAAATACCTAACATTCACCCAGACGTGCTCATCATCGAGTCCACGTATGGCACTCACATTCACGAGAAACGTGAGGAGCGGGAAGCTCGCTTTACGGGTCTTGTGCACGATATCGTCAACCGTGGCGGTCGCTGCCTCATACCTGTGTTCGCCCTGGGTAGAGCGCAAGAGCTTCTTCTCATCTTGGATGAGTATTGGTCCAACCATCCAGAGCTTCACGACATTCCCATCTACTACGCGTCATCGCTGGCCAAGAAGTGCATGGCCGTCTATCAGACGTACGTAAACGCCATGAACGAGCGCATCCGACGCCAGATCACCATCAACAACCCGTTCGTGTTCAAGCACATTTCAAACTTGAAGAGTATTGAGCACTTTGAGGATATCGGGCCGTGCGTCGTTATGGCGAGCCCGGGAATGATGCAGAGCGGCCTGTCTCGTGAGCTTTTCGAGAGCTGGTGTACGGACCCGAAGAATGGCGTAATCATCGCAGGTTACTGCGTCGAAGGAACTCTGGCCAAAACTATTCTCTCCGAGCCTGAAGAGATTACCACTATGGTGGGCCAGAAGCTGCCACTCAAGATGAGTGTGGACTACATCTCGTTCTCAGCACACACTGACTACCAGCAGACAAGCGAGTTTATTCGGACGCTGAAACCGCCGCACATCGTTCTCGTGCACGGAGAACAGAATGAGATGGGACGTTTGAAGGCGGCCATCGTTCGCGAGTACGAGGACGATTTGGAGACACGCATTGAGGTGCACAACCCACGCAACACGCAAGCTGTTGAACTTCACTTCCGTGGTGAAAAGACTGCAAAGGTGATGGGCTCACTTGCTGTGCAGCCGCCTGAGCCAGGACATCCGCTTTCAGGTGTGTTAGTCAAGCGGAACTTCAGTTACCACCTGCTGGCTCCAACTGACCTTGGCAAGTACACAGACATGGTCATGAGCACCGTGGGGCAGCGAATGAGCATTAGCTACACAGGTTCTTTCCAG aTGCTTCACTTTTTTCTGAATCAGCTATCTGGGGACGTTGAAATCGTGGAAGGTCCGAAAAAGGCATTGCGTGTGTTCGGAAAAGTGACAATTGTCCAAGAGTCTCCGAGCATGGTCGTTCTGGAGTGGAACTCTAGTCCTGTCAACGACCTGTTTGCAGATGCTGTCATCACAGTTGTGCTGCGTGCACAGTGTTCGGCGGTTCCCGCCAAAAGCCTGCCTTCCACCCTGGTGAAGGTTGACCGCATGCATTTCACGGAGTGCCTGATGGAGACATTGGCCGAAATGTTTGGCGAGGACTCTGTAGGTAAAGTCGTCAAGGGGGAACGTATGATGGTCACTGTCAATGACAGGTGTGCACACATTAACTTGAGGAGCCTTGAGGTTCAATGCGAAGGAGATGATGTTTTGCAACAGATTGTCTCAACAGCGGTCACAAAGTTGTACAACTCCATGGCACCACTTAAGGTGTGA